One Cryptomeria japonica chromosome 9, Sugi_1.0, whole genome shotgun sequence genomic window carries:
- the LOC131066739 gene encoding xyloglucan endotransglucosylase protein 2 — protein sequence MDSQVFPHFSCSQTVISYCELLHYLHLKVFFFTFSKVHWKSGWALAKMLLKMWLLLLAMVVPAAMAAAPHRPIDVPFQNNYVPTWAADHIKYINGGKEVTLSLDKWTGTGFQSKGTYLFGHFSMQIKMVPGDSAGTVTAFYLSSQNSEHDEIDFEFLGNRSGQPYILQTNVFSGGKGDREQRIYLWFDPTAEYHSYSVLWNMHQIVFFVDDVPIRVFKNSHDLGVRYPFNQPMKIYSSLWNADDWATRGGLEKTDWSKAPFVAAYKGFHVDGCEASAPNSQCPTLGRRWWDQKEFDDLDGLQWRRLRWVRDKYTIYNYCSDRVRYPVMSPECSRDRDI from the exons ATGGATTCCCAAGTCTTTCCTCATTTCAGTTGCTCTCAAACAGTTATCAGTTATTGTGAACTGCTTCACTATCTCCATTTGAAGGTCTTTTTCTTCACTTTCTCCAAG GTTCATTGGAAAAGTGGGTGGGCTCTGGCGAAGATGCTTCTCAAAATGTGGTTACTTCTCTTAGCAATGGTGGTGCCTGCTGCCATGGCTGCCGCACCACATAGGCCCATAGATGTGCCATTTCAAAATAACTATGTCCCAACCTGGGCTGCTGATCATATAAAGTACATTAATGGTGGAAAAGAAGTCACACTTTCTCTGGACAAATGGACAG GTACAGGGTTCCAATCCAAGGGCACATACTTGTTTGGGCACTTCAGTATGCAGATAAAGATGGTTCCTGGTGACTCTGCAGGCACTGTCACTGCTTTCTAT CTGTCATCACAGAACTCAGAGCATGATGAGATAGACTTTGAGTTCTTAGGAAACAGATCTGGGCAGCCATACATTCTCCAAACCAATGTGTTCAGTGGAGGGAAAGGAGACAGAGAGCAGCGCATTTACCTCTGGTTTGACCCCACTGCAGAGTACCATTCCTACTCTGTTCTCTGGAACATGCATCAAATTGT GTTCTTCGTAGATGATGTTCCAATCAGAGTGTTCAAGAACAGCCATGATTTGGGAGTCAGATATCCATTCAATCAACCCATGAAGATCTATTCAAGCCTGTGGAATGCAGATGACTGGGCCACAAGAGGGGGACTTGAGAAGACAGACTGGAGCAAAGCACCATTTGTTGCAGCATACAAGGGATTCCACGTTGACGGGTGTGAGGCATCTGCACCAAATTCACAGTGCCCCACACTGGGCAGGAGGTGGTGGGATCAGAAGGAGTTCGATGATTTGGATGGATTGCAGTGGAGAAGGCTGAGATGGGTGAGAGACAAGTATACAATCTACAACTATTGCAGTGACAGAGTCAGATATCCTGTCATGTCTCCTGAGTGCTCTAGAGATCGTGACATCTAG